In a genomic window of Pirellulales bacterium:
- a CDS encoding SMP-30/gluconolactonase/LRE family protein, with product MPRPGHAFYVWIALSLLPPVAVAADLPKHAEAVKLLEVPHYCEGVVFDHAGQGYISEGDKIVQFSPDGRKRTWAVTGAPNGHKVLADDTHLVCDASRHAVLHLSADGKLLDPASTACDGIALRGPNDLTLDTPNGGFYFSDPGDSGLEKPIGTVHYVDAQGKTHLCDSGLAFPNGIALTADGKHLYLGESQKNRVHVYDVTGPGTLTNRRVLADLPTKDEAKGQIDNQPDGMCLDAAGNLYVAHYGMREVQVLSPEGKLLARYPGGNVTTSNVAFGGPRMEQLYVTGGLGAESGGGGLFSLDLGVKGLVILPAKK from the coding sequence ATGCCACGCCCTGGCCATGCCTTTTACGTATGGATCGCCCTCTCTCTGTTGCCGCCTGTGGCGGTTGCCGCCGACCTGCCCAAACACGCCGAGGCCGTGAAGCTGCTGGAAGTGCCCCATTACTGTGAAGGGGTCGTCTTCGATCATGCCGGACAGGGCTATATCAGCGAAGGTGACAAGATCGTCCAATTCTCGCCCGACGGACGCAAGCGCACTTGGGCAGTGACTGGCGCGCCCAACGGTCACAAGGTGCTGGCCGACGACACGCACCTGGTGTGCGACGCGAGCCGGCATGCCGTGCTGCACCTCTCGGCCGATGGCAAGTTGCTCGACCCAGCCTCGACGGCATGCGATGGCATAGCATTGCGCGGGCCGAATGACCTGACGCTCGACACCCCCAATGGCGGTTTCTACTTCAGCGATCCCGGCGATTCGGGTTTGGAGAAGCCGATCGGCACGGTCCACTATGTCGATGCGCAGGGAAAGACTCATCTTTGCGACAGCGGATTGGCATTCCCCAACGGCATCGCGCTAACGGCAGACGGTAAGCACCTCTATTTGGGAGAAAGCCAGAAGAACCGCGTCCACGTGTATGATGTGACCGGGCCGGGCACGCTGACCAACCGCCGCGTGCTGGCCGACCTGCCGACGAAGGACGAAGCCAAGGGGCAGATCGACAACCAGCCCGACGGCATGTGTCTCGATGCGGCCGGCAATCTGTACGTGGCGCATTACGGCATGCGCGAAGTGCAAGTCCTCAGCCCCGAGGGAAAACTATTGGCTCGCTATCCGGGCGGCAATGTAACGACCAGCAACGTGGCATTCGGTGGGCCGAGAATGGAACAGCTCTATGTGACCGGCGGCCTAGGGGCCGAAAGTGGTGGTGGCGGCCTTTTCAGTCTCGATTTGGGAGTGAAGGGACTGGTAATCCTGCCGGCGAAGAAGTGA
- a CDS encoding sugar ABC transporter substrate-binding protein yields the protein MGYSETAASSRRGFLQAAAGAGLTALVAGCAPQGRAAGDGNRKPLRAAMGNAGLQSTWCKLGKDTAELWGDLLGVEIVWFDGEFDPQKQRNKLDLIVDGDWDFCCFQAVQIDSLEEPVRQLKKRGIPVISMDTMLVAKERMRDVGVWCEVTPNQVFMGESSTRYLMQKIGGRGKVIHIGGLSAHSGALGRREGFENVLAQYPDVQVLGGGVRWCDWEKQMARDTFESLLDQSQEPIAGAFFHSDDMALACLPALEGTPHAKMVVTAVDGQKEGLAAIREGKLAATTVNPVCLIHMTALSLGQFIVRNDEQVDNVPLEIVTPGPLVSRESGNLEAMLYLADPRHCLV from the coding sequence GTGGGTTATTCCGAAACCGCAGCGTCCTCCCGGCGTGGGTTCTTGCAGGCTGCCGCCGGCGCCGGGCTGACAGCCTTGGTTGCAGGCTGTGCCCCGCAGGGAAGGGCCGCCGGTGACGGCAATCGCAAACCACTCCGCGCCGCGATGGGCAACGCCGGACTGCAAAGCACCTGGTGCAAGCTCGGCAAAGATACCGCCGAGTTGTGGGGTGACCTATTGGGCGTCGAGATCGTCTGGTTCGATGGCGAGTTTGATCCGCAAAAGCAACGCAACAAGCTCGACCTGATTGTCGACGGCGACTGGGATTTTTGCTGCTTTCAGGCCGTGCAGATCGATTCGCTCGAAGAGCCCGTTCGGCAATTGAAAAAACGGGGGATACCTGTGATCTCGATGGACACGATGCTGGTGGCCAAGGAGCGTATGCGCGATGTCGGAGTGTGGTGCGAGGTGACTCCGAATCAGGTCTTCATGGGCGAGAGCAGCACGCGGTATCTAATGCAGAAGATAGGCGGCCGCGGCAAGGTGATCCATATTGGCGGGCTCAGCGCGCACTCGGGCGCACTGGGTCGCCGCGAAGGATTCGAGAACGTGCTGGCGCAATACCCAGACGTGCAAGTGCTGGGGGGCGGTGTGCGTTGGTGCGATTGGGAAAAGCAGATGGCGCGCGACACGTTCGAGTCGCTACTGGACCAAAGCCAGGAACCGATCGCCGGCGCGTTCTTCCACAGCGACGATATGGCCCTTGCCTGCCTGCCGGCGCTCGAAGGCACCCCGCATGCCAAAATGGTGGTCACGGCCGTCGACGGCCAGAAAGAAGGGCTAGCCGCGATCCGCGAAGGGAAGCTGGCCGCCACGACGGTCAACCCTGTCTGCTTGATCCATATGACGGCCTTGTCGCTCGGTCAGTTCATCGTCCGCAATGACGAGCAGGTCGACAACGTGCCGCTCGAGATCGTCACGCCGGGACCGCTCGTCTCGCGCGAGTCAGGCAATCTCGAAGCGATGCTCTATCTGGCCGATCCTCGGCACTGCCTGGTTTGA
- a CDS encoding sugar ABC transporter ATP-binding protein, translating to MSTTAPHAESPLLACRGIGKRFAGEVALADVDFTLKAGEVHGLVGSNGAGKSTLMKILAGALPDHAGTVELDGRTVDLTSPQSALRHGIAMVYQELSGVAQISVAENLFLGRQPTTRFGRIDWSAMRRQARQQLAELKIEVDVERRLGSYPLVVRQMVEIARGLHSGARVLILDEPTSALSPPETRRLFELIRQLRERGVAIVFISHFIEDVLEICDRVTILRSGRVVETRPTQELNKHTVIHAMLGHRLDSREVGYEEGVVLPPRNATPPMLIAEGLALAHAFSPIDLAVSPGECLGLYGFVGSGVQELVHCLASARRATSGRVLVGGQPLVQGDTHGAVRRGVALVGADRGQTLVQDAEIYKNVTLAHLKRVAGGWLTRRKEVSIAEPVLARVGCRPLSPTLRARNLSGGNQQKVVLAKWLLAPVRVLLLDEPTRGMDVGAKEEIMQLVAQQKQAGAAVVLASSEPEAVLAHADRIVVMSRGQVTQEFAGTRVDKQTLMRFA from the coding sequence ATGTCGACCACCGCCCCTCATGCCGAATCACCGCTACTCGCTTGTCGCGGTATTGGCAAGCGGTTCGCGGGGGAGGTGGCGCTGGCTGATGTCGACTTCACGCTCAAGGCGGGCGAGGTTCACGGCCTGGTCGGGAGCAATGGTGCCGGCAAAAGCACGCTCATGAAAATCTTGGCAGGCGCGCTACCCGATCATGCCGGCACAGTCGAACTCGACGGACGTACAGTCGACCTCACCAGTCCCCAGTCGGCACTCCGGCACGGCATCGCCATGGTGTACCAAGAGCTATCAGGCGTGGCGCAGATTTCAGTCGCCGAGAACCTGTTCCTGGGCCGGCAGCCGACGACCCGCTTTGGGCGAATCGATTGGAGCGCAATGCGCCGCCAAGCCCGGCAGCAGTTGGCCGAGCTAAAGATCGAAGTCGACGTCGAACGGCGATTGGGTTCTTACCCGCTGGTGGTGCGTCAGATGGTGGAAATCGCCCGAGGATTGCACTCGGGTGCCAGGGTGCTCATCCTCGACGAGCCCACGAGCGCGCTCAGCCCGCCGGAAACGCGCCGCCTGTTCGAGCTGATCCGGCAATTGCGCGAGCGGGGCGTTGCGATAGTCTTCATCAGCCACTTTATCGAAGACGTGTTGGAAATCTGCGATCGCGTGACAATCCTGCGTTCTGGACGGGTCGTCGAGACGCGTCCCACGCAAGAGTTGAACAAGCACACGGTCATCCACGCCATGCTGGGGCATCGCCTCGATTCCCGCGAGGTAGGGTACGAGGAAGGAGTAGTATTGCCGCCGCGAAACGCGACGCCGCCGATGCTCATCGCCGAAGGGTTGGCACTCGCGCACGCGTTCTCACCGATCGATCTGGCTGTCTCGCCCGGCGAGTGCCTGGGACTCTACGGGTTCGTGGGGTCAGGCGTTCAGGAACTCGTACATTGTCTGGCCAGCGCGCGACGCGCCACGTCTGGGCGAGTTCTTGTCGGGGGCCAGCCGCTTGTGCAGGGAGATACTCACGGCGCGGTGCGGCGCGGGGTCGCTCTGGTCGGTGCGGACCGGGGGCAGACGCTAGTACAGGATGCCGAGATCTATAAAAACGTCACACTGGCGCATCTAAAACGCGTGGCCGGCGGATGGCTCACTCGGCGTAAAGAAGTATCGATCGCCGAGCCAGTGCTTGCTCGGGTCGGTTGTCGTCCTTTGTCACCGACATTGCGGGCGCGCAACTTATCGGGAGGCAATCAACAGAAAGTCGTGCTGGCTAAATGGCTATTAGCGCCCGTACGCGTGCTATTGCTCGACGAGCCGACGCGCGGGATGGACGTAGGTGCGAAGGAAGAAATCATGCAACTCGTAGCCCAACAGAAGCAAGCTGGCGCAGCGGTGGTGCTGGCCTCGAGTGAGCCGGAAGCCGTGCTGGCCCACGCCGACCGCATCGTCGTAATGAGTCGCGGGCAAGTGACGCAGGAATTCGCCGGAACCCGAGTCGACAAACAGACACTTATGCGCTTCGCCTGA
- a CDS encoding ABC transporter permease — MPADDKPLYRRILGRLEAQDIAPLVSLAVLVLFFALATPSGTFLKPSTLVQVFKQGAVLAIVSVGLTYVLLCAEIDLAVGMVALWTACFCGWLFERPFAAGRAGTGEVSAWAVALVIAVPLGTSLLLGLASGVLTVWSRLPSFIISLAMMNIADGMSRWLTKSEKFAVPAILKTIGNRGIELTDRLELPYSALLAAVVFLIGHLVLQHTRFGRYVYMTGGNREAARLAGVRTGWIVVACLAISAVTAGLGGLVNAGRLNSISLDQNADLLLSAVACVVLGGTSLFGGSGGMGRTVVGVLTFSVLKVGLNQVAWINDLARPLLMGLVLLVALVVNGLLSKER, encoded by the coding sequence ATGCCCGCTGACGACAAACCACTCTATCGCCGCATCCTCGGTCGACTCGAAGCGCAGGACATTGCGCCGCTAGTGAGCCTGGCGGTGCTAGTGCTCTTTTTTGCGCTGGCCACGCCGAGCGGGACGTTTCTCAAGCCCTCGACATTGGTGCAGGTCTTTAAGCAGGGGGCGGTGCTGGCCATCGTCTCGGTCGGGCTGACGTATGTGCTGTTGTGCGCCGAGATCGATTTGGCGGTCGGCATGGTGGCCCTCTGGACCGCATGTTTCTGTGGCTGGTTATTCGAGCGCCCGTTTGCCGCGGGAAGAGCGGGCACGGGCGAAGTGTCGGCCTGGGCCGTGGCGCTGGTGATCGCGGTGCCGCTCGGTACCAGCCTGCTATTGGGACTGGCCTCGGGCGTGCTGACCGTTTGGTCGCGGCTCCCGAGCTTCATTATTTCGCTGGCCATGATGAACATCGCCGACGGCATGTCCCGATGGCTGACGAAAAGCGAGAAGTTCGCCGTGCCAGCCATTCTGAAGACGATCGGCAATCGAGGCATCGAGCTTACGGATCGGCTGGAGTTGCCCTATAGCGCGCTGCTGGCGGCCGTGGTCTTTTTGATTGGCCATCTGGTGCTACAACACACGCGCTTCGGCCGCTACGTTTACATGACTGGCGGCAATCGTGAGGCGGCGCGCCTGGCCGGCGTGCGCACCGGGTGGATCGTCGTCGCCTGCCTGGCCATTTCGGCCGTTACGGCAGGCCTGGGCGGGCTGGTAAACGCCGGCCGGCTGAATAGCATCAGCCTTGATCAGAATGCCGACCTGCTGTTGAGCGCCGTAGCGTGCGTCGTCCTCGGAGGGACCAGCCTGTTTGGCGGTTCCGGCGGCATGGGACGCACCGTAGTCGGCGTGCTGACGTTCAGCGTTCTCAAGGTGGGGTTGAACCAGGTGGCCTGGATCAACGACCTGGCCCGTCCACTGCTGATGGGACTGGTATTGCTAGTGGCGCTCGTGGTGAACGGTTTACTTTCGAAAGAGAGATAA
- a CDS encoding nucleoside hydrolase, which produces MKRRSLLTLGVATAFLVAPGAHFAAEPPKPVSIIFDTDVGNDIDDALALGVIHALESRGECRLAAVTISKDNPLCAPFIDLINTFYGRGDIPIGVVRNGRTPEEGKYLRPPVEARDDGKLRFPHDLTSGVDAPEAVEVLRKTLAREADGSVVLVVVGFSTNIARLLDSSHDTHSALSGRDLVARKCRLLSIMAGNFGPKPMPEYNVHVDAAAARKVYAEWPTDIVASGFEIGLAIKYPATSIERDFAYVAHHPLPEAYVLYQPMPYDRETWDLTSVLYAVRPDRKYFNLSEPGTITVDEKNMTHFTPEATGHHRYLKVDAEQIARVREALIILASQPPDRAKAPQN; this is translated from the coding sequence ATGAAACGTCGATCGTTGCTGACGCTGGGGGTGGCGACGGCTTTTCTCGTAGCGCCCGGCGCGCACTTTGCCGCCGAACCGCCCAAGCCGGTGTCGATTATCTTCGACACCGACGTCGGCAATGACATTGACGATGCGCTGGCGCTGGGTGTGATCCACGCGTTGGAAAGTCGCGGCGAATGCCGGCTGGCAGCCGTGACCATCAGCAAGGACAATCCACTGTGTGCGCCGTTTATCGATCTGATCAACACATTCTATGGCCGCGGTGACATTCCGATTGGCGTCGTCCGTAACGGCAGAACCCCGGAGGAGGGAAAGTATCTTCGTCCGCCGGTCGAAGCCCGCGACGATGGAAAGCTGCGATTCCCGCACGATCTGACCAGTGGCGTGGACGCGCCGGAAGCGGTCGAGGTGCTCCGCAAGACGCTTGCCCGCGAGGCCGACGGTTCGGTCGTGCTGGTCGTCGTCGGATTCTCGACAAATATCGCCCGGCTGCTCGATTCAAGTCATGACACCCATTCGGCACTGTCGGGTCGAGACTTGGTGGCGCGCAAGTGCAGGTTACTGTCGATCATGGCTGGCAACTTTGGACCAAAACCGATGCCGGAATACAACGTACACGTCGATGCGGCGGCCGCGCGGAAGGTCTACGCCGAGTGGCCAACGGACATTGTGGCCAGCGGCTTTGAGATCGGCCTGGCGATCAAGTATCCGGCCACGAGCATCGAGCGGGATTTTGCATACGTCGCGCATCATCCACTCCCCGAGGCGTACGTGCTCTACCAGCCGATGCCGTACGATCGCGAGACTTGGGACCTGACAAGCGTCCTGTACGCTGTTCGACCTGACCGAAAGTATTTCAACCTCTCGGAGCCGGGCACAATCACGGTCGATGAGAAGAACATGACGCACTTCACGCCAGAGGCGACCGGGCACCACCGTTATTTGAAAGTCGACGCCGAGCAAATTGCCCGCGTCCGCGAGGCGCTGATCATCCTGGCCAGCCAACCGCCGGATCGTGCTAAGGCACCACAGAACTGA
- the serC gene encoding 3-phosphoserine/phosphohydroxythreonine transaminase, whose amino-acid sequence MQRVYNFSPGPAVLPVSVLEEAQRDMLALPGLGVSVLEIGHRTKWFEGVLETTIANLRRLLALPVNYQVVFLQGGSRLQFSMVPMNLLGAAGRSADYIVTGTWGQTAYQEAQQAGTVALAYTGKPTNFDRLPKTADLKLNSDAAYVHFTSNETIQGVQFLDEPAVGKVPLVCDASSDFLCRPLPMDRYGMLYACAQKNAGPAGVTIAIVRDDVMAQCSDKVPTMLSYRQHAENNSLLNTPPVFAVYIVNLVTGWLLNEIGGLANMRELNEKKAKLLYDAIDSSSGFYQGHAQPDCRSLMNVTYRLPNDEVETRFLAEAKERGLHYLKGHRSVGGIRASIYNAMPLAGVEALAQFMNEFRKKQ is encoded by the coding sequence ATGCAGCGCGTTTATAATTTCTCGCCCGGCCCCGCCGTCCTACCTGTGAGCGTGCTCGAAGAGGCGCAGCGCGACATGCTCGCTTTGCCCGGCCTGGGCGTGTCGGTGCTCGAAATCGGCCATAGGACCAAGTGGTTCGAAGGGGTGCTTGAAACGACGATCGCCAATCTGAGACGCCTGTTGGCATTGCCGGTCAACTACCAGGTGGTCTTCCTGCAAGGGGGCTCGCGGTTGCAGTTCTCAATGGTACCGATGAACCTGCTCGGCGCAGCAGGCCGCTCGGCAGACTACATCGTTACAGGCACCTGGGGCCAAACCGCCTATCAAGAGGCGCAGCAGGCCGGAACCGTGGCGCTTGCCTATACCGGCAAGCCGACGAACTTCGACCGCCTGCCAAAGACAGCCGATCTCAAGCTAAACTCCGACGCGGCTTACGTCCATTTCACGTCGAATGAAACGATCCAAGGGGTCCAGTTCCTCGACGAGCCGGCCGTCGGCAAGGTGCCGCTCGTATGCGATGCGTCGAGCGACTTTTTGTGCCGGCCGTTGCCGATGGATCGCTATGGCATGTTGTACGCCTGTGCCCAAAAGAATGCCGGTCCGGCCGGCGTCACGATCGCCATTGTGCGCGACGACGTGATGGCCCAATGTTCGGACAAGGTTCCCACCATGCTCAGCTATCGCCAGCATGCCGAGAACAACTCGCTATTGAATACTCCGCCCGTGTTTGCTGTGTATATCGTCAACCTAGTAACAGGCTGGCTGCTGAATGAAATTGGCGGGCTAGCCAACATGCGCGAGCTGAACGAAAAGAAGGCCAAGCTGCTTTACGATGCGATCGATTCGAGCAGCGGTTTTTATCAGGGGCATGCCCAGCCTGATTGCCGTTCGCTCATGAACGTCACCTACCGGCTGCCCAACGACGAGGTCGAGACCCGCTTCCTGGCCGAGGCCAAGGAACGTGGGTTGCACTACCTAAAAGGGCATCGCTCCGTGGGGGGCATCCGCGCCAGCATCTACAACGCCATGCCGCTTGCCGGTGTCGAGGCACTCGCTCAGTTCATGAACGAGTTCCGCAAGAAACAATAA
- a CDS encoding ATPase, T2SS/T4P/T4SS family, protein MHRLFILVIAALWIAVDAGAVSAEDFGTFPVYPGVDSQNILKFPLGPGFYLSWIKIVVCWAIFLLWVGSVDWMSRDGSELRLQFRRWNMLAFFSFVAAFILLWIIPWFWLGMPLMVLAWAGPFIAYVVHRNARVTIDETVFTAGHIRFWLSQHLRVVGIKIAAESSRRGKGPPVELQSQGKDERTNTANLLLARQSVGFSLVQELVVDCLTRRAEAVLLDFTQTQVGVRYQIDGVWHDAEPREREAGDAMLAVMKLIAGLDPNQRAKRQEGAFGAEHEKVKYTSRLVSQGTKTGERTLMQLQGRKKKLDRLPDLDMRAKLVDDLKALVAANQGMIVVSAPPGGGLSTLFNATVSSMDRYTRGFVGIESSAIKELDIENVTVTYFDPAAGQTPATPLPKLIREHPDVYIVPDMVDADSATMLCEQVEVEKRMVVTSVRAKEASESLLRVMMLKVPPAKFATAVTTAINQRLIRKLCPKCKEGYAPSPQVLEQLGIPAGRVEALYRPPQQPEEVCTECQGIGYLGRTGIFELLTVDEGVQQALTTTPQLAAVRQAARRAGMRTLQEEGIVLVAKGITSLQELMRVLKE, encoded by the coding sequence ATGCACCGCCTTTTCATCCTGGTTATCGCGGCGCTGTGGATCGCCGTCGACGCGGGCGCCGTCTCGGCCGAGGACTTCGGTACGTTTCCGGTGTACCCGGGCGTCGACAGCCAGAATATTTTGAAGTTTCCGCTAGGGCCCGGCTTCTACCTGAGCTGGATAAAGATCGTCGTTTGCTGGGCGATCTTTCTATTGTGGGTCGGTTCGGTCGACTGGATGAGCCGCGACGGGAGCGAACTCCGACTGCAATTCCGCCGCTGGAACATGCTGGCGTTCTTTAGCTTCGTGGCGGCGTTTATTTTGCTGTGGATCATACCCTGGTTCTGGTTGGGCATGCCGCTGATGGTGCTGGCCTGGGCCGGTCCGTTTATTGCTTATGTCGTGCATCGCAATGCTCGGGTGACGATCGATGAGACGGTTTTCACTGCGGGCCACATCCGCTTTTGGCTATCGCAGCATCTGAGGGTGGTCGGCATCAAGATCGCCGCCGAGTCGAGTCGGCGTGGCAAAGGGCCACCCGTCGAGTTGCAAAGCCAAGGCAAGGACGAACGCACTAACACGGCCAACCTGCTGCTGGCTCGGCAAAGCGTTGGTTTTTCCTTGGTGCAGGAGCTTGTGGTTGACTGTCTGACACGACGCGCCGAAGCCGTGTTGCTCGATTTCACGCAGACTCAGGTCGGCGTGCGCTACCAGATCGACGGCGTGTGGCACGATGCCGAGCCGCGCGAACGTGAGGCCGGGGACGCCATGCTGGCCGTCATGAAGTTGATTGCCGGGCTCGATCCCAACCAACGCGCCAAACGCCAAGAAGGTGCTTTCGGGGCCGAGCACGAGAAAGTCAAATATACGAGCCGGCTCGTCAGCCAGGGGACGAAGACTGGCGAACGCACGCTGATGCAGTTGCAAGGTCGCAAGAAGAAGCTCGATCGATTACCCGATCTCGATATGCGAGCCAAGCTGGTCGACGATCTCAAGGCGTTAGTGGCCGCAAACCAAGGCATGATCGTCGTTTCCGCCCCCCCCGGCGGAGGACTTTCGACGCTCTTCAACGCCACCGTCAGCTCGATGGATCGTTACACGCGTGGCTTTGTCGGCATCGAATCGTCGGCGATCAAAGAGCTGGATATTGAGAACGTCACCGTTACTTACTTCGATCCGGCCGCGGGGCAGACTCCTGCCACCCCGCTTCCCAAATTAATTCGCGAGCATCCCGACGTTTACATCGTTCCGGACATGGTCGACGCGGACAGCGCGACCATGCTCTGCGAGCAGGTGGAAGTCGAAAAACGCATGGTCGTGACCAGCGTCCGCGCCAAGGAGGCGTCCGAATCGCTTTTGCGGGTCATGATGCTCAAGGTTCCCCCCGCCAAGTTTGCCACCGCGGTAACGACCGCGATCAACCAGCGGCTGATTCGCAAATTGTGTCCCAAGTGCAAGGAAGGTTACGCCCCCAGTCCGCAGGTCCTGGAACAATTGGGAATTCCGGCGGGGCGCGTCGAGGCCCTGTACCGTCCGCCGCAACAACCCGAGGAAGTCTGCACCGAATGCCAGGGTATTGGTTACCTGGGCCGGACCGGGATTTTCGAGCTGTTAACCGTCGATGAGGGGGTGCAGCAAGCGTTGACCACCACGCCCCAACTGGCGGCCGTGCGGCAGGCGGCGCGGCGCGCCGGCATGCGCACCCTGCAGGAAGAGGGGATCGTGCTCGTGGCCAAAGGAATTACTTCGCTCCAAGAACTGATGCGCGTGCTCAAGGAGTAA
- a CDS encoding PilT/PilU family type 4a pilus ATPase — translation MATAPATGGERFLGKREEYEIDKLFRALVKLSGSDLHLKADRAPIVRVNGTLRPMNRGPISDEEMVRLCLPLLNERNRRIFDESGGADFAHTVDVDGKIWRFRVNMLQQLGHIGMVARRVNNFVPDFEGLYLPPIMEDLCKFHQGMVLLAGVTGSGKSTTIASMLNWINRNYRKHILTLEDPVEFVFTEDKCLINQREIGLDVKDFATAMKHAVREDPDVMLVGEMRDEETFMTAIHAAETGHLVFGTIHASSAPSTIGRILDLFPQNMHAALRSAIAMNMKGIVAQKLLPSIKPGVGRVPTVEIMTFNPTIRKLLLESHDEKLADAIVMCEKEGMQDFTMSLKGLVDKDLIDRATAFEVAPNVDALRMALKGISVRAPGIL, via the coding sequence ATGGCCACCGCACCCGCGACAGGCGGCGAACGCTTCCTCGGCAAGCGCGAGGAATACGAGATCGACAAGCTATTTCGCGCGCTGGTCAAGTTGAGCGGCAGCGACTTGCACTTGAAGGCCGATCGAGCTCCGATCGTACGCGTCAACGGTACGCTGCGGCCGATGAACCGGGGGCCTATCAGCGACGAGGAAATGGTGCGGCTCTGCCTGCCGCTGTTGAATGAGCGCAATCGCAGAATCTTCGACGAAAGCGGCGGGGCCGACTTTGCCCACACCGTCGACGTCGACGGTAAGATATGGCGATTCCGCGTCAACATGCTGCAGCAACTGGGCCACATTGGCATGGTGGCTCGCCGCGTGAATAACTTCGTGCCCGACTTCGAGGGGCTGTACTTGCCGCCGATCATGGAGGACTTGTGCAAGTTCCACCAGGGAATGGTACTGCTGGCCGGCGTGACCGGTTCGGGCAAAAGCACGACGATCGCGTCGATGCTGAATTGGATCAATCGAAATTATCGGAAGCATATCCTCACGCTCGAGGATCCCGTCGAATTCGTCTTCACCGAGGACAAGTGCCTGATCAATCAGCGTGAGATCGGCCTCGATGTGAAAGACTTCGCAACCGCCATGAAGCATGCCGTCCGCGAAGATCCAGACGTAATGCTGGTGGGCGAAATGCGTGACGAGGAAACGTTCATGACGGCCATTCACGCGGCCGAGACGGGCCACCTCGTGTTCGGCACCATTCACGCCTCGAGCGCCCCCTCGACCATCGGTCGTATTCTCGACTTGTTTCCGCAGAACATGCACGCCGCTTTGCGCAGCGCCATCGCCATGAACATGAAGGGCATCGTGGCCCAGAAGCTGCTGCCGTCGATCAAGCCGGGCGTGGGCCGCGTGCCGACCGTCGAGATCATGACGTTCAACCCCACGATTCGTAAGCTTTTGCTCGAGTCGCACGACGAGAAGCTGGCCGACGCGATCGTGATGTGCGAGAAGGAGGGGATGCAAGACTTCACGATGAGCCTCAAAGGGTTGGTCGACAAGGATCTTATCGATCGGGCCACGGCCTTCGAAGTGGCTCCCAACGTCGACGCGCTGCGCATGGCGCTCAAGGGTATCAGCGTTCGAGCGCCCGGAATTCTCTGA
- the hisF gene encoding imidazole glycerol phosphate synthase subunit HisF, protein MLAKRVIPCLDVDRGRVVKGTRFLDLRDAGDPVDVAARYEAEGADELVFLDITASHEGRDIMLDVVRRTAEVIFMPLCVGGGIRTLDDIRQLLNAGCDKVSINSAAPRDPEFVRQAARRFGSQCIVVNIDPKRVVKDGRVVFEVHVNGGRIGTGLEAVAWARQVQELGAGEIVLTSMDADGTKNGYDLEITAAVSEAVTIPVVASGGAGRPEHLADAIQYGKADAALAASIFHFRQYSIAETKRVMAARGVPVRLSA, encoded by the coding sequence ATGCTCGCCAAGCGTGTCATTCCCTGTCTGGACGTAGATCGTGGCCGGGTCGTCAAGGGCACGCGGTTCCTGGACTTGCGCGACGCCGGAGATCCGGTCGACGTGGCCGCCCGCTATGAAGCGGAAGGGGCCGACGAACTGGTGTTCCTCGACATAACGGCCAGCCATGAGGGACGCGACATCATGCTGGACGTTGTCCGTCGCACGGCCGAGGTGATCTTCATGCCGCTCTGCGTGGGCGGGGGGATTCGTACCCTGGACGATATCCGGCAATTGCTGAACGCCGGCTGTGACAAGGTCTCAATCAATTCCGCGGCGCCGCGCGACCCTGAATTCGTGCGGCAGGCCGCGCGGAGATTCGGCAGCCAGTGTATCGTGGTAAATATCGACCCCAAGCGCGTTGTAAAGGATGGTCGTGTCGTTTTTGAAGTGCACGTCAACGGCGGCCGCATCGGCACGGGGCTAGAGGCGGTCGCCTGGGCACGGCAGGTGCAGGAATTAGGAGCCGGCGAGATCGTACTTACCTCGATGGACGCCGACGGCACGAAGAACGGTTACGACCTGGAGATCACCGCGGCTGTCAGCGAGGCAGTGACGATTCCCGTGGTAGCCAGCGGCGGCGCCGGCCGGCCGGAGCACTTGGCCGACGCGATCCAGTACGGCAAGGCCGATGCGGCACTGGCGGCTAGCATCTTTCACTTTCGCCAATACAGTATCGCAGAGACAAAGCGCGTGATGGCGGCGCGCGGCGTTCCAGTGCGGCTCTCGGCATGA